Genomic DNA from Gilliamella sp. ESL0441:
TTCCTTTGGAATACTATAAACTTGGTGCAAAAATTTTGGATAATCGTATTATTTTGAGGACAGAAAATAAATTTATTCTATTAGATTCTGATGGTAAACAAAATTCAATTTCAGATATAAAAACTTTAGAGTAATAAGGAATAATATCATTATGTTAAATATTTTTAGAAAACAATTAGCTTCTGTCATTGAATGGAATGACAATTCACCCAATATATTATGGTATCAATTCCCGGCTACCAATAATAACCAAATTATCAATGCCAGTAAGCTTATTGTTGCCCCTGGGCAAGGTGCAGTATTGGTATATGAAGGTAAAATAGCCGATGTCATCGAAGATGCTGGTATTTATAACTTAAAAACTGATAACCACCCATTTATTACAACGATGTTAAAAATAAGACAATCTTTTAAAAGTGAGCACAAGCTTTATATCTACTTTTTCAGAAAAAACGATATCGTTAATCAAGGGTGGGGTACAGCATCACCCATCAAATATTTAGAACCTGAATATCAGTTTCCAATTCAACTAAAAATGAATGGTAATTATTCTTTTTCAATCAGTAATATTGCACAATTCTATCAACAAATTATTGGTCAACGAAATCAATATACCATTCAAGAAGCGAAAGAATTAATTTCAAATCGTATTATTCAAGAAATAACCAGTAAACTTGCCCAGATGCAGTACGGTTATTTACAAATAGATTCAAAATTAATCGAACTATCTGAAAATGTTAAACAAGAGTTAATTAATGAATTTGTTAAATTAGGCTTAACTTTGTCGGATTTTCGTATTTTGGGATCTCAA
This window encodes:
- a CDS encoding SPFH domain-containing protein codes for the protein MLNIFRKQLASVIEWNDNSPNILWYQFPATNNNQIINASKLIVAPGQGAVLVYEGKIADVIEDAGIYNLKTDNHPFITTMLKIRQSFKSEHKLYIYFFRKNDIVNQGWGTASPIKYLEPEYQFPIQLKMNGNYSFSISNIAQFYQQIIGQRNQYTIQEAKELISNRIIQEITSKLAQMQYGYLQIDSKLIELSENVKQELINEFVKLGLTLSDFRILGSQFDDETDSRIAKIANISADATAASKANLSYAEMEKLQAMRDAAKNEGGIAGLGAQFVAGAELSKIYTQHVADTVHKQNMFDTQTVDTEDTYTKLTKLKQLLDIGAITQVEYDAKKKEYVDKL